The Aeoliella mucimassa genome includes the window CCAACTGCGATCGGCGGGCTTGCGATTCGTCGATCTGCCGCCGGGCAGCTTGCAGCTTCTTGTTCAGCTCGTCGCGTTGTTCGCTAATCTCTTTGCGCTTTACTTGGTGCAGTTCTCGCTGCGGCAACAACTCCTGCAACTGGGTGTTCAGCTCCGCGAGCTCCGCTTCCAACCGCTCGCGTTCGCCGCCGAGATTCTGGAGCCTGGTCTGCAAGGTTTCCGCATGCTTGCTCAGCTCCTCCAAAACTTCGCTCGTCGCCCGTCTCTCGGTCGCGTGTTGCAGCGAGGTTCGTAGCATCTCCACTTTGCTTCCCAGCTTGGCCAGTTCGAGCTGCTGCTGGTTTTCCTTCTCCACCAACTCCTTGCGAACTCGCGAGGCCTCGTCGAGCCGGGCGGAAAAGTCTTCGCGGAGCGTCGCCAGGCGGGCGCACTGCTCTTCGAGCGTGACAATCGCCGCGCGGGTGCGTTCGATCTCTTGGTCCAACGATTCGGTTTGGGCCGCTTGCGACTCGACAAAGCTCCCAGCCTCTGCGGCTCGCTTGACGTTCACTTCGCGCTGCGTTTGCAGCACGGCAAGACGTTCGCGAGTCGCTGCCAGATGCTGAATCGCCTGACGATTATTCTCAAACGCGTCGGAGGATTGCTGCTGAATGCTGGTGATGGTCGCTTCCAGCTCCCGCTGCTGTTTGGCCAACTGATCGACGTCAGTTTTCAGCTCGACCGCTTGGGCTCTCAGCTGCTCGATGTTTTGCCGACGAGTTAGCGACGTCCGCGCTTCGTCGCGCAGGCCAGCAACGATGGTGCCATCGGCCCCGACTACATCGCCATCGGCGGTCACGAAATTCAGTCCGGTCTCCATGCCGCTCAGTCGATGGGCGGTAGCGAGCGAATCGACCAGCCAGGTGCGGCCAAGCAACCGGCGAATCAATGGTTGATAGGGAGCCTCGCTATCGACAAACTGATCGGCCCGTCCCCACACGCCCGGTTCGTCGGAGAGATCGAGCTGGTCGATAGCAGCCGGAGGCGATCGCCAGTCGAGCCGCATCATCCTCGCTCCAGGGGGAAGCTCCCCAGCGTGGTCGAGCAGGTTCACCGATGAAGGTACCAGCACGTACTCGGCCAGCGCTCCGAGCGCCGCCTCGATGATGGGAGCGGTATCGACATCCACGTGCAGCACGTCGGCAACCAACTGCGGACGAATACCGAACGTTTGCGAAACAAACTCTCGCACCTGCTGACTCGTCGCTTGCTGCTGACGATCGATCTCGCCGATGAGTTCGATGCGATGCTTGCAGGCGACCAGCTCCGACTCGGCCCGCTGATGTTCGCGACGCACTTCGTCCAGGCGTCTCTGGCTGGCTGCCAAACGGTCGCGCGACTGAGAGAGCTCCGCTTCACTGGAGTTCGACTCATGCTCTGCGCCAGAGTGCTTGGTGGTGAGTTCTTCGATCTCCTGATTTAGCTTTTCCAACTGCTCGCGCAAATCGGCCAGCTCGGCAATCAAACGAGCGACTTGCTCCTTCTGAGCTTGCTGTCGATCGATGTTCGACTCGAGCTTTTGGCTCATCAAATTGCGGCGATTCTCAGTCGCGGCGTGACGCTCGGCGATGTCCTGAGCTTGAATTTCCAAACGCTCCACCAGCGTGGTTTGCTCGTGCAGACGCTGGCTAGTATCGGCCAACACGCGGCTGTTTTCGTCGTAGTCGCTCTCGGCGACTTCCAATTTGGCCGCCAACGAATCGCGATCGGCCCCATCCGTGGCCGGCGTCGCTTCGGCCGCGCGGCGCTGCTCTTCGAGCGATTTCAGGTTGGCTTCGAGGTCCTGCTTGCGGCCATCAAAGCCGTTGAGTGTCGCCTGGCAACTGGCGATGCGTTCGCGAAGCGTGGTAACTTGCTCGTCGCAAGCATCGTAGGCCGCTTGGGCGTTGGCCAGTGACTCAGCCAGTTTCGGCAACTGGTTATCAGCCTCCTCCATCCACTCTCGACGGGCTGTGTCGTCGGTCTGGAAGTTGCCCAGCTCGCCGGCCACGTTATCGATGCGTTCCGATAGCCGAAACCAGTCGGCAATGCCGATCTCGGTGCGGAGCTCCTTGAGTCGCTTCACTCCTTCGCGATAACGCTGCGCCTTACCCGCCTGCATGCGGATGCTTCGCAGCCGACTCTCGACCTCGTCGACGATGTCCGACAGTCGCAGCAGGTTCTGTTCGACTCGCGCTAACCGGCGAGCAGCGTCCTGACGTTTGGCGCGAAAGCGACTGATGCCGGCGGCTTCTTCAAAAATCGCCCGGCGATCCCGTGGCGACGCTTGCAGCAGCGCATCGACCTTGCCTTGCTCGATGATGCTATAAGCTTCGGTGCCGATACCGGTGCCAGCCAGGAGGTCGCGAATGTCGCGCCGCCGACAGGCCGATCCGTTGATCAGGTACTCCCCTTCCCCGCTGCGATACACCCGGCGGGTGATCGCCACCTCGCGGCCCAGGCGTTCGCCGCCGTAGTTGCCATCGCGGTTGTCGAGTACCAAAGTGACTTCCGCCATGTTCAACGGGCTGCGACTGCCAGACCCGTTGAAGATCACGTCGGTCATCTCCGATCCACGTAGGCTTTTGGCACTTTGTGAACCGAGCACCCACTTAATTGAGTCGACTACGTTCGACTTGCCCGAACCATTCGGCCCCACGACGACCGTAATGCCCTCGTGGAACTCGAATCGCGTCTTGTCCGCGAAGCTCTTAAAGCCAACAAGTTCGAGCGCTTTGAGCATCGGAACGGAACATTCGGGAACATAGGTAGCAAAGCGGGACGGTCGCAGGCGTCCAGAAGTTTACGACTTGTACTTAAACAGATCGGGCAGCGGTGTGGCCAGATCAAAATGCGAGCCTTCTTCGACTTCGCCTTGATCGTCCCCTTCACCATCGCGTTGATATTCGCGACCTGGCTTGGGCAACGCGTCGACGCGGAGTCGCGAATCGAGAGCACCACACTTCTTGGCGGCTTGCAGCACCTGCACCACGTCGGGGTAAGTGCCTTCGAGTTCGACGATGGTGCGAATCAGCTCGTCGATTTCGGGCTCAATCACCCGTCGTTCTGGTTCGCTACCCCGCTTCAAGCGGCTGATGACCAGCTGATTGTTGCGAGTACCGTTGACGATAAGCCCCGAACCAGCTTCCACCAACAATGGCAGCTTCAGCGGTGGTTGCTCACCAAACAGTACGATTTCAGGACGCAGGCTGTTGGTCACGTGTACCATCGGAGGACCTTGCACGCTGTTCAGGCGGTGGTAGCTAAACGAACCATTCATGTCGAAGCCAGCAATCGCTGGGTCATGAGGATTCATCGCCCACAGCGAGCGGAAGGCGCCATAACGCGTTTCAGCGCTATCGGCCGACAGCAGGCTATACAGTGCGTTGAATGCTTCGAGATCGTCCATCGCACTCAATGCAGCCATGGCATTGATGCGGAACGCGGGCTCGTCGCGAGCGACTTGCGCCAGCACTTCCACGGCCGAGGTGTCGTCGAGGTAGGCCAAGGCTTCGGCGGCGTAGAATCGTACTTCGGTGTCGCTCGAGGCCATGCCTTTTTGCAGTAGTTCGATCGCTTGCGCGTCGCCCAAGGCTTCGAGTTGCAGCGCCGCTTTGGCAGCGGTAAGCGGGTCGAGTATTTGCTCGGCCAATACTAGCACGCGTTGCTGCTGCTGGTTGCCAGTTTCGTTCACGGCAATACTCTGCAGCACGCGAACGTAGCGGCCAATGTTGTCTTTGTACCGAGGGTGGACCGAGATCTCGACGTACTCGTCGTTCTTCGGATCTGCAACGCCTCGCTTGTGACCTTCGATTCGAGTGTGGAAGCGAAGGTTGATACTTTTCGCAAGGCGTGTTGCCATTTGCACCGACTTGTACCGGTCGTCGATCACGAGTCCCATCGGGCGCGACTTCACCGCGACACCGCCACCGAGCACACGACCGCGCGTGGCGTAGGGTTCGTCCTCTTCGCCAGTAGCACTGGGGTCGACCAGAATGGCACCCTCGGCAACACCGAGAATGTGGCCCGAACGAATCTGCTGACCGAGCACGGCCAGTTCGGTCATGCGCGCCGACAACAACCAACCGCCACGAAGGCTGGTGGTTTCGCTACGTGTGGGGGTTCGCACTTCGACGTCGAAGCGATCGCCTTCCTGAATGCCGGGACGCAAGAAACCTCGCACGAGCACCAGCGACGTGCTAGTCGACGCGAGCAACT containing:
- a CDS encoding flagellar basal body P-ring protein FlgI — protein: MMRRERLSQRIFSGPEPLLVVCLLGISMSVGCMSYIGLPGREKETKTLEDLSDEAPDLVGKYTHPSGMDYVKIEAISLVTGLDGTGEDPAPTPQRAALMAEINRHNIQHAEQLLASTSTSLVLVRGFLRPGIQEGDRFDVEVRTPTRSETTSLRGGWLLSARMTELAVLGQQIRSGHILGVAEGAILVDPSATGEEDEPYATRGRVLGGGVAVKSRPMGLVIDDRYKSVQMATRLAKSINLRFHTRIEGHKRGVADPKNDEYVEISVHPRYKDNIGRYVRVLQSIAVNETGNQQQQRVLVLAEQILDPLTAAKAALQLEALGDAQAIELLQKGMASSDTEVRFYAAEALAYLDDTSAVEVLAQVARDEPAFRINAMAALSAMDDLEAFNALYSLLSADSAETRYGAFRSLWAMNPHDPAIAGFDMNGSFSYHRLNSVQGPPMVHVTNSLRPEIVLFGEQPPLKLPLLVEAGSGLIVNGTRNNQLVISRLKRGSEPERRVIEPEIDELIRTIVELEGTYPDVVQVLQAAKKCGALDSRLRVDALPKPGREYQRDGEGDDQGEVEEGSHFDLATPLPDLFKYKS
- the smc gene encoding chromosome segregation protein SMC translates to MLKALELVGFKSFADKTRFEFHEGITVVVGPNGSGKSNVVDSIKWVLGSQSAKSLRGSEMTDVIFNGSGSRSPLNMAEVTLVLDNRDGNYGGERLGREVAITRRVYRSGEGEYLINGSACRRRDIRDLLAGTGIGTEAYSIIEQGKVDALLQASPRDRRAIFEEAAGISRFRAKRQDAARRLARVEQNLLRLSDIVDEVESRLRSIRMQAGKAQRYREGVKRLKELRTEIGIADWFRLSERIDNVAGELGNFQTDDTARREWMEEADNQLPKLAESLANAQAAYDACDEQVTTLRERIASCQATLNGFDGRKQDLEANLKSLEEQRRAAEATPATDGADRDSLAAKLEVAESDYDENSRVLADTSQRLHEQTTLVERLEIQAQDIAERHAATENRRNLMSQKLESNIDRQQAQKEQVARLIAELADLREQLEKLNQEIEELTTKHSGAEHESNSSEAELSQSRDRLAASQRRLDEVRREHQRAESELVACKHRIELIGEIDRQQQATSQQVREFVSQTFGIRPQLVADVLHVDVDTAPIIEAALGALAEYVLVPSSVNLLDHAGELPPGARMMRLDWRSPPAAIDQLDLSDEPGVWGRADQFVDSEAPYQPLIRRLLGRTWLVDSLATAHRLSGMETGLNFVTADGDVVGADGTIVAGLRDEARTSLTRRQNIEQLRAQAVELKTDVDQLAKQQRELEATITSIQQQSSDAFENNRQAIQHLAATRERLAVLQTQREVNVKRAAEAGSFVESQAAQTESLDQEIERTRAAIVTLEEQCARLATLREDFSARLDEASRVRKELVEKENQQQLELAKLGSKVEMLRTSLQHATERRATSEVLEELSKHAETLQTRLQNLGGERERLEAELAELNTQLQELLPQRELHQVKRKEISEQRDELNKKLQAARRQIDESQARRSQLEVTLAKLEHQRQALVDRLQEDYEIDLPTVAAQAPAERPAIDRKQIETEINQIRDGLHRIGAVNVDALEELEEIESRFESISAQYNDLSQAKASLERLMSKLNSESRQLFLSTVETVRGHFKELFRRLFGGGEADILLEDAEGDDALECGVEIRACPPGKDTRTISLLSGGEKTMTCVALLLAMFRSKPSPFCILDEVDAALDEANIGRFVGVLSDFLSSTQFVVVSHSKKTMTGADTIYGVTMQESGISKQVSVRFDDVTDDGFIKPTAKPAASDRKAA